A genomic stretch from Coffea arabica cultivar ET-39 chromosome 10c, Coffea Arabica ET-39 HiFi, whole genome shotgun sequence includes:
- the LOC113712040 gene encoding signal recognition particle 14 kDa protein, with the protein MSSGASQPNNISKVRLQPDPFLNELTNMFERSTEKGSVWVTLKYSSDKSKLQRNKMKTAGEKIEYKCLIRATDGKKTISTLVGQKDHQRFQASYATILKARMTALKKRERKDKRKAADSDKKQGVLKK; encoded by the exons ATGTCATCAGGAGCTAGTCAACCAAATAACATTTCCAAG gtccgtCTACAACCAGACCCATTTCTTAATGAACTCACCAACATGTTTGAGCGAAGCACGGAAAAGGGTTCTGTCTGGGTGACACTTAAATACT CCTCTGACAAGTCTAAGCTCCAAAGGAATAAGATGAAGACAGCTGGGGAGAAAATTGAGTACAAGTGTCTTATTCGAGCTACAGATGGAAAAAAGACTATATCTACTTTG GTTGGGCAAAAAGATCACCAGCGTTTCCAAGCTTCATATGCGACCATTCTGAAAGCCCGCATGACTGCATTGAAGAAGAGGGAAAGAAAGGACAAGAGAAAGGCAGCAGATTCTGATAAGAAGCAGGGGGTTTTGAAGAAGTGA